One region of Bernardetia sp. genomic DNA includes:
- a CDS encoding glucose 1-dehydrogenase: MSNLAGKIAVVTGGNSGIGYATAEEFVAQGATVIITGRNKDRIKEASEKLGTTGIVADQSKLSDIDYLVETVKNQFGKVDVLFINAGIFLPTPLGHISEEAYTSMMDINFKGAVFTLQKFLPILNKNASVINLSSVNAYTGMPSTAIYAASKAALNSFTRTAASELAPQKIRVNAVNPGPVSTPIFGKTGMSEEDLNGFAGAMQQRIPLKQFGSPEAIAKLVSFLASDDAWFITGAEYNIDGGINVNPILANQN, translated from the coding sequence ACAGGTGGAAATAGTGGAATCGGTTATGCTACTGCCGAAGAATTTGTAGCGCAAGGCGCAACAGTTATTATTACAGGGAGAAACAAAGACCGTATAAAAGAAGCCTCTGAAAAGCTAGGTACAACAGGTATTGTGGCTGACCAATCAAAACTTTCAGATATTGACTATTTGGTAGAAACAGTGAAAAATCAGTTTGGGAAAGTAGATGTGCTTTTCATTAATGCAGGTATTTTTCTTCCTACACCACTCGGACATATTTCAGAAGAGGCTTATACTTCTATGATGGATATTAATTTCAAAGGAGCTGTATTTACACTACAAAAATTCTTACCTATTTTGAATAAAAATGCTTCTGTAATTAATCTTTCTTCAGTAAACGCTTATACTGGAATGCCTAGTACAGCCATTTATGCAGCATCAAAGGCTGCACTCAACTCTTTCACAAGAACGGCTGCGAGCGAACTTGCACCACAAAAAATCCGTGTAAATGCTGTAAACCCAGGGCCTGTAAGTACACCTATTTTTGGAAAAACAGGAATGTCGGAAGAAGATTTGAATGGCTTTGCAGGAGCGATGCAGCAACGTATTCCACTCAAGCAATTTGGTTCTCCAGAAGCCATTGCCAAACTGGTTAGTTTCTTAGCTTCTGATGATGCTTGGTTTATTACAGGCGCAGAATACAATATTGATGGAGGTATCAATGTAAATCCTATTTTAGCAAATCAAAACTAA
- a CDS encoding ABC transporter permease — MPILYLFTAFDGESSTAWNHIAKNLLLDYTLGSLKMLLGVSIGVLLLGVPTAWLVSTTDFFGRRFFQWSLVLPLAIPAYILAYTYAASLSYTGAVGIFLRENGLPSIPIMSDFGGIFILSLALYPYVYAVSRTAFSNQLGSVWEASKMLGKSSFYTFFKVVLPLARPFIFGGLLLVMMEVLNEYGTFKYYGIQTFTTGIFSAWAKFGDVKAALRLALCLFGGIILLVALERNQRGRMAFSDDKNTTPMPRKKLGFVWQILAFSFCLLVFCLAFGFPVLQLIFWTIKEFQDKGIDKVLNEEIYNLISHTITLSFLSAFVVLVVAILLGLFQKKNKNYIVGGEVKNRTVSRLQANTTKFISRIATMGYAVPGAVIAVGVLGVFLWIDKKLYSFLLNSFDIKVGLLISGTVISLIYAYSVRFLAVGAQPIESQLLKIGNSLEAASRMLGKNAIQTFFKITLPLLRPAMLTALLLVFVDVSKELPLTLILRPFNYDTLATKAYELADQEFVAQSALPALLIILISLLPAILLSKIGRKK, encoded by the coding sequence ATGCCCATTTTGTATCTTTTTACGGCATTTGACGGAGAAAGTAGTACAGCTTGGAATCATATTGCTAAAAATCTTTTGCTAGATTATACATTAGGTTCTTTGAAAATGCTTTTGGGAGTAAGTATAGGCGTACTTTTGCTGGGTGTTCCGACGGCTTGGCTGGTTTCTACTACTGATTTTTTTGGACGTAGATTTTTTCAGTGGTCTTTGGTGTTGCCACTTGCAATTCCAGCTTATATTTTGGCTTATACGTACGCTGCTAGTTTGTCTTATACAGGTGCAGTAGGAATATTTCTAAGAGAAAACGGTCTGCCTTCTATACCAATCATGTCTGATTTTGGAGGTATTTTTATTCTCTCTTTGGCACTTTATCCTTATGTCTATGCAGTTAGTAGAACGGCTTTTTCCAATCAGTTAGGCAGTGTTTGGGAGGCTTCCAAAATGCTTGGGAAATCTTCTTTTTATACATTTTTTAAAGTCGTTTTGCCACTTGCTCGTCCGTTTATCTTTGGAGGACTTCTGCTTGTGATGATGGAAGTTTTGAATGAATACGGAACATTCAAGTATTATGGCATTCAGACTTTTACGACAGGAATTTTCAGTGCATGGGCAAAATTTGGAGACGTAAAAGCTGCTCTTCGTCTAGCATTGTGTCTTTTTGGGGGGATTATTTTATTGGTGGCTTTGGAAAGAAATCAGCGTGGTAGAATGGCTTTTTCAGATGATAAAAATACGACACCTATGCCACGAAAAAAGTTAGGTTTTGTTTGGCAAATTTTAGCTTTTAGTTTTTGTCTTTTGGTATTTTGTTTGGCTTTTGGTTTTCCTGTTTTGCAGCTTATTTTTTGGACAATCAAAGAATTTCAAGATAAGGGAATAGATAAAGTTTTGAATGAAGAAATCTATAATTTGATTTCTCATACTATTACACTTTCCTTTTTGAGTGCTTTTGTGGTTTTGGTAGTAGCTATTTTATTAGGTCTTTTTCAGAAAAAAAATAAGAACTATATCGTTGGTGGGGAAGTCAAAAATAGAACAGTTTCAAGACTTCAAGCAAATACAACAAAATTTATCAGCCGAATTGCTACTATGGGTTATGCCGTTCCGGGGGCTGTGATAGCTGTGGGAGTGTTGGGGGTATTTTTGTGGATTGATAAGAAACTGTATTCTTTTTTGTTGAATAGTTTTGACATAAAAGTAGGCTTGCTGATTTCTGGTACAGTCATTTCTCTAATTTATGCCTATTCTGTTCGTTTTTTAGCTGTGGGAGCTCAACCTATTGAAAGCCAGCTTTTGAAGATTGGAAATTCATTGGAGGCTGCTTCAAGAATGCTAGGAAAAAATGCTATCCAAACGTTTTTCAAAATTACGTTGCCTCTGCTTCGTCCTGCTATGCTGACAGCCTTACTTTTGGTGTTTGTGGATGTGAGTAAAGAACTTCCTCTTACACTTATTTTGCGTCCTTTCAACTATGATACGTTAGCGACAAAGGCTTATGAACTTGCTGACCAAGAGTTTGTGGCACAGTCTGCTTTACCTGCTCTTCTGATTATACTGATAAGTCTTTTACCTGCTATTTTGCTTTCTAAAATTGGTAGAAAGAAATAA
- a CDS encoding TetR/AcrR family transcriptional regulator, which produces MARKKQFDEDEILEKATHLFWKKGFHATSIQDLVNELKINRASLYDTFGGKEELFQKALQEYRNKNKAIIRDFFSKQKSVKEGIKMLFLQAIHTKTEEAQKGCFVVNCTTELVPNNQNILEVAIQNREEFEAFFLGLLRKGVETGEISDSKNLEAIASLFYIFYSGIKVIGKTNPNISNLEKSVEEIVSLLD; this is translated from the coding sequence ATGGCAAGGAAAAAGCAATTTGATGAAGATGAAATACTAGAAAAGGCAACCCATTTGTTTTGGAAAAAGGGTTTTCATGCGACTTCTATTCAAGATTTGGTAAACGAACTCAAAATAAATAGAGCTAGTCTTTACGATACGTTTGGAGGAAAAGAAGAGCTATTTCAAAAAGCATTACAAGAATATAGAAATAAGAATAAAGCAATTATTAGAGATTTTTTTTCTAAGCAAAAGTCTGTAAAAGAAGGTATAAAAATGCTTTTTTTGCAAGCTATACACACAAAAACAGAAGAAGCTCAAAAAGGTTGTTTTGTGGTAAACTGCACAACTGAGCTTGTTCCCAACAACCAAAATATCTTAGAAGTAGCTATCCAAAACCGAGAAGAATTTGAAGCCTTTTTCTTAGGATTGCTAAGAAAAGGAGTAGAAACAGGAGAAATTTCTGATTCTAAAAACCTTGAAGCCATAGCCTCACTTTTTTATATCTTTTATAGTGGAATAAAGGTAATAGGCAAGACAAATCCGAATATTTCTAATTTGGAGAAAAGTGTGGAGGAGATAGTTTCTTTGTTGGATTGA
- a CDS encoding proprotein convertase P-domain-containing protein, whose product MKKIITLYFLVFLFPLALHAQEANNYAFSTNNTSSLSTGGGWTTIIGANENHQTFNDGGGNVPAASVVNIPFEVWFMGERFTSFNINTNGVLRFGSIPIFSEGNTYNINGHARLSPFAASSTVGGVLDDGDWETGEVRYRITGTAPNRILAVQCRNMQVSYNSGSSDATFEMRIYETARVNTVVPTSSGQIEFIYGSMRNSGGAITAGNVGIGYEGAPGTNDFLSVNISSHTASTTATNNTYPNGTITQLNSNSNGSRRRYLFNPVQVSGQEVDASASCATSSSFILSWTDNATNEVGIVLYRSTDGVNYTFDQQLPANTTSASITGLNPNTTYHYQIYAVTEGKLSQLATTGTVTLTTLPATSNVWYADASSNWNLNATWINNSVPTATSDVILSCGTPRTVTLDATNECRTLTILENNVLNITTGQTLTVRGDVSNSGTINLNGGTLIIEGNLDNTGTGTINAGRGLLRVAGNFTNAGAYNAGLSTIRFDGNAQQFINHTGISTGQTATTSSNSYDNDAALVTPAGTTTYNNSTDVNIPDNNAAGVSRTITVPNTTATITDITVDLDIDHSYVGDLIVTLTSPAGTTVTLINRVLSGLGNCSRNNINTTLSDAAGASVQLQCNGGNPTINGTYRPSQALSAFDGENPSGVWTLNISDRVNVDTGTFRDWDLNISTTASAGLDIPDNFFSTSLFLDHTINVPATVETISDIDLDIEINHTRVGDLYIRIISPLGTFKDVLASPVNGTGNCSGDNIVVTLDDEAIQPVQAQCGGGTPSINGTFTPNQPLSDFDGENPSGNWTIRVFDLAAGEFGRLMSATLHIDTEQINTFPLSTDLYFHNLEIINTGAGVRTQNTDIQVLNSATWTDGVFAADNNHKFIFVDNATSTVATNASHADMQVRKIGDDAFDFPVGNAGWGAPIGISAPANVTDHFTAQYFKQITPNDPFSKEASIHHVGQCEYWILDRTSGSSNVVVTLSFDDIRSCTVGPTTGLKVVRWDGSVWRDHFNGGIINTPYDGVLSNGAITNFSPFTLGALTNDNILPLTFLSFDAKPFESDAILDWTTTGEKNHDYFEVERSINGEDFKAIGETRNAISRSETKNMYSFIDKNVGIENREAYYRLKQIDKDGTFSYSNIKKVNWSIDNTKNSSAFVAYPNPFTNTLKLDFALDKQEIVEINLLDMTGRSIKTISQSFSKGTHKVEMHDLQNLARGSYMIQLKTSTIQKTFKVVKM is encoded by the coding sequence ATGAAAAAAATAATTACTTTATATTTTCTTGTTTTTCTATTTCCTTTAGCTTTACACGCACAAGAAGCTAATAATTATGCTTTCAGCACCAATAATACAAGCAGCCTTTCCACAGGAGGAGGATGGACTACTATTATTGGAGCAAATGAAAATCATCAGACTTTTAATGATGGAGGAGGAAACGTTCCTGCTGCCTCAGTAGTAAATATTCCCTTTGAAGTATGGTTTATGGGAGAACGTTTTACTTCTTTTAATATAAATACAAATGGTGTACTTCGTTTTGGCTCTATACCTATTTTTTCTGAAGGAAATACATATAATATCAATGGACATGCACGTTTGAGTCCATTTGCTGCAAGTAGTACAGTAGGAGGCGTCTTAGACGATGGAGATTGGGAAACAGGGGAAGTACGATATAGAATAACAGGTACAGCTCCTAACAGAATACTAGCAGTGCAATGTAGAAACATGCAGGTAAGTTACAATAGTGGAAGTAGTGATGCTACATTTGAAATGCGTATATACGAAACAGCAAGAGTAAACACAGTAGTTCCTACAAGTAGTGGGCAGATAGAATTTATATATGGCTCAATGAGAAATAGTGGGGGAGCAATTACGGCAGGAAATGTTGGAATTGGATACGAAGGAGCACCAGGAACAAATGATTTCTTATCTGTAAATATATCAAGCCATACAGCTAGTACAACAGCTACAAATAACACTTATCCAAACGGTACGATTACTCAACTCAATAGCAATAGCAATGGTAGCCGTAGAAGATACTTATTTAACCCTGTTCAAGTATCTGGACAAGAAGTAGATGCAAGTGCTAGCTGTGCTACTTCTTCATCTTTTATTCTAAGCTGGACTGACAATGCTACTAATGAAGTGGGTATTGTTCTTTATCGCTCAACCGATGGAGTTAATTATACCTTTGATCAGCAATTACCTGCTAACACAACAAGTGCTAGTATCACTGGGCTAAACCCTAATACTACATATCACTATCAGATTTATGCCGTAACAGAAGGAAAACTCAGTCAGTTAGCCACCACAGGTACAGTTACACTTACAACACTTCCTGCTACATCAAATGTGTGGTATGCAGATGCTTCTTCTAATTGGAATTTAAATGCCACATGGATTAATAATTCTGTGCCTACTGCAACTAGCGATGTCATTCTTAGTTGTGGAACACCAAGAACTGTAACACTTGATGCAACTAATGAGTGCAGAACACTTACTATCTTAGAAAATAATGTTCTGAATATAACTACAGGACAAACACTCACAGTAAGAGGCGATGTGAGTAATAGTGGTACTATAAATCTCAATGGAGGAACACTTATCATTGAAGGAAACCTTGACAATACAGGGACAGGAACTATAAACGCAGGTAGAGGACTTTTAAGAGTAGCTGGTAATTTTACTAATGCAGGGGCATACAACGCAGGGTTATCTACTATTCGCTTTGATGGAAATGCTCAACAATTTATCAATCACACAGGAATAAGTACAGGACAGACAGCGACTACATCTTCTAACTCTTATGATAATGATGCTGCTTTAGTGACTCCAGCAGGCACAACTACATATAATAATTCAACAGATGTAAATATTCCAGACAATAATGCAGCAGGAGTTAGCCGAACGATTACAGTTCCGAATACTACTGCTACTATTACCGACATAACAGTAGATTTAGATATTGACCATTCTTATGTAGGAGATTTGATTGTAACACTCACTAGCCCTGCAGGAACAACTGTGACTCTTATCAATAGAGTTTTGAGTGGTTTAGGAAATTGCTCTAGGAATAACATTAATACAACACTTTCAGACGCTGCTGGTGCTAGTGTTCAATTACAATGTAACGGAGGTAATCCAACTATTAATGGTACATATCGTCCTTCACAAGCTCTATCTGCTTTTGATGGAGAAAACCCTTCTGGAGTTTGGACGCTTAATATTTCAGATAGAGTTAATGTAGATACAGGTACGTTTCGTGATTGGGATTTGAATATATCAACAACTGCAAGTGCTGGACTTGATATCCCAGATAACTTCTTTTCTACTAGCCTTTTCCTTGACCATACAATAAATGTACCTGCTACAGTAGAAACTATCTCTGATATTGATTTAGATATAGAAATTAATCATACACGTGTTGGAGATTTATATATAAGAATAATAAGTCCATTGGGTACGTTTAAAGATGTACTTGCTAGTCCTGTAAATGGTACAGGTAATTGTAGTGGAGATAATATTGTTGTTACACTTGATGATGAAGCCATACAGCCTGTACAAGCCCAGTGTGGAGGTGGAACACCAAGCATTAATGGAACATTTACACCAAATCAACCTCTTAGTGATTTTGATGGAGAAAACCCTTCTGGAAACTGGACTATTAGAGTATTTGATTTAGCAGCAGGAGAGTTTGGTAGGCTTATGTCAGCTACTCTACATATTGATACAGAGCAAATTAATACGTTTCCTCTAAGTACAGATTTGTATTTTCATAATTTAGAAATAATTAATACGGGGGCAGGTGTCAGAACTCAAAACACAGACATACAAGTCTTGAACTCTGCTACTTGGACAGATGGAGTTTTTGCAGCTGATAACAACCATAAATTTATTTTTGTAGATAATGCAACTTCAACAGTTGCAACAAATGCAAGTCATGCAGACATGCAAGTACGTAAGATTGGAGATGATGCTTTCGATTTTCCTGTAGGAAATGCTGGTTGGGGAGCACCTATCGGAATCTCTGCTCCTGCTAATGTAACAGACCATTTTACAGCACAGTATTTTAAACAAATAACACCAAACGACCCATTCTCTAAAGAGGCTTCTATTCATCATGTAGGACAGTGTGAATATTGGATTTTAGACAGAACAAGTGGCTCTTCAAATGTAGTGGTTACGCTTAGCTTTGATGATATTCGTAGTTGTACAGTAGGACCGACAACAGGCTTAAAAGTTGTTCGTTGGGATGGTAGTGTTTGGCGAGATCATTTTAATGGAGGAATTATCAATACCCCTTATGATGGTGTTTTGAGCAACGGAGCAATAACTAATTTCAGTCCTTTTACTCTAGGAGCTCTAACTAATGATAATATTTTACCTCTTACCTTCCTTTCTTTTGATGCCAAACCGTTTGAAAGTGATGCCATATTAGACTGGACAACTACTGGAGAAAAAAACCATGATTATTTCGAAGTAGAACGTTCTATAAATGGAGAAGACTTTAAAGCTATTGGAGAAACAAGAAATGCGATTTCAAGAAGTGAGACAAAAAATATGTATTCTTTTATTGATAAAAACGTTGGTATAGAAAATAGAGAAGCTTATTATCGTTTGAAGCAAATAGACAAAGATGGTACGTTCTCTTATTCTAATATTAAGAAAGTAAATTGGAGCATTGATAATACTAAAAATAGTTCTGCTTTTGTAGCTTATCCAAATCCATTTACAAATACTCTAAAACTTGATTTTGCTTTAGATAAGCAAGAAATAGTAGAAATTAATCTGTTAGATATGACAGGAAGAAGTATAAAAACTATTTCTCAGTCTTTCTCTAAAGGAACTCATAAAGTAGAAATGCATGACCTTCAAAATTTAGCTAGGGGAAGTTATATGATACAACTAAAAACCAGTACAATTCAGAAAACTTTTAAAGTTGTGAAAATGTAA
- a CDS encoding restriction endonuclease, which yields MKKNNTKVPNYDKFIIPTLKALKNLGGSGSIDEINEAVYLVANLSEDILEVQHDENGVQSEVDYRLAWARTYLKKYGIIENSSRGVWSLIDNELNPKDFNSDEIVKKVREITYQERKKKNTEIKDEAKEEVEDNIDWKETLIATILRIEPAAFERLCQRVLRESGFVQVEVTGKSGDGGIDGKGIVRISGFLSFHVFFQSKRYKGSVSSSEIRDFRGAMQGRADKGLFITTGNFTREAVKEATRDGAPPIDLIDGDLLCDKLKELSLGVKTELIEEVSVNTEWFSKI from the coding sequence ATGAAAAAGAATAATACAAAAGTACCTAATTATGATAAGTTCATAATACCAACCTTAAAAGCATTGAAAAATCTTGGAGGTTCTGGTTCTATTGACGAAATCAATGAAGCTGTGTATTTAGTTGCCAACTTATCAGAAGATATATTGGAAGTTCAGCACGATGAAAATGGTGTACAAAGTGAAGTGGATTATCGTCTTGCTTGGGCAAGAACCTATTTAAAGAAATATGGCATCATCGAAAATTCCTCTCGTGGTGTATGGTCTTTGATAGATAATGAACTAAATCCAAAGGACTTTAACTCTGATGAAATTGTAAAAAAAGTAAGGGAAATAACTTATCAAGAGAGAAAAAAGAAAAATACAGAAATTAAAGATGAAGCTAAAGAAGAAGTTGAGGATAACATAGACTGGAAAGAAACTCTCATAGCAACTATTTTAAGAATTGAGCCTGCTGCTTTTGAAAGGCTTTGCCAAAGAGTGCTTAGAGAAAGTGGTTTTGTCCAAGTTGAGGTTACTGGCAAAAGTGGTGATGGAGGTATTGATGGAAAGGGAATTGTCAGAATCAGTGGCTTTTTGAGTTTTCATGTATTTTTCCAATCTAAAAGATATAAAGGGTCTGTTAGTTCTAGTGAAATTAGGGACTTTAGAGGTGCAATGCAGGGAAGAGCAGACAAAGGATTATTTATTACCACAGGAAATTTTACTAGAGAAGCTGTAAAAGAAGCTACCCGAGATGGCGCACCTCCTATTGACTTGATTGATGGAGATTTATTATGTGATAAATTGAAAGAATTATCATTAGGCGTAAAAACTGAATTGATAGAAGAAGTTTCAGTAAATACGGAATGGTTTAGTAAAATATAA
- the recN gene encoding DNA repair protein RecN, producing the protein MLKHLLIDNYALIEHLEIQPDTNLNVITGETGAGKSILRGALGLLAGNRADTKVLLNPDGKCVIEGTFDITNYNLQKIFEKEDVEYDTTCIIRRQIAPNGRSRAFINDMPVSLDSLKRISVRLMDIHAQHDTMQLFSNDYQRDVLDLYANTKTLLEIYGQEYRQYRKVIKKYEELKNEEIRLRKEYDYNMHLLEELEKADLEKINKEELEQELERLENVDFIRTQMSIAYNSLADEEYSAENILREAVHALSKTSSFSPAFEALYERLNSAMIEIQDISKSIESESEELVVDDETAGVVKQILSALYHLETKHNVQSPEELIAIRDEIAEKVKKVENFDDDLKDLKEEIARSKAYLTDLAAQLTEQRKSVVEDTQNQINYLLGELGMPNARFQIEITPIPLSPSGADLVEFWFSANKGISPQPLKDVASGGEFSRLMLCIKYRLAKHISLPTLVFDEIDTGISGEIALKMGKIIQDMSKTHQILIISHLPQVASQGSSHYFIYKDNSAERTVSKIKKLSADERVREIAQMIGGSTPSTSTYNSAKELLQEK; encoded by the coding sequence ATGCTCAAACATTTGCTTATCGATAATTATGCGCTCATAGAGCATTTAGAAATTCAGCCTGACACTAACCTAAATGTCATTACAGGTGAGACAGGAGCGGGAAAATCTATCTTGCGTGGTGCGCTTGGGCTGTTGGCTGGAAACCGAGCAGATACAAAGGTACTTCTCAATCCAGATGGAAAATGTGTCATTGAAGGAACATTTGATATTACAAATTATAACCTTCAAAAAATATTTGAGAAAGAAGATGTAGAATATGACACTACCTGCATTATTCGTAGGCAAATTGCGCCTAATGGGCGTTCAAGAGCTTTCATTAATGATATGCCTGTTTCCTTAGATTCTTTAAAGAGAATTTCTGTTCGTCTGATGGACATTCACGCACAGCACGACACGATGCAGCTTTTTTCAAATGATTATCAAAGAGACGTTTTAGATTTGTATGCCAATACCAAAACACTTTTAGAAATCTATGGACAAGAATATCGTCAGTACAGAAAAGTTATAAAAAAATATGAAGAGCTAAAAAATGAGGAAATTAGGCTTCGAAAAGAGTACGATTACAATATGCACCTTTTAGAAGAACTAGAAAAGGCAGATTTAGAAAAGATAAATAAAGAGGAACTAGAACAAGAATTAGAACGCCTAGAGAATGTAGATTTCATACGAACGCAAATGTCGATTGCCTACAACTCACTCGCAGACGAGGAATATTCAGCCGAAAATATTTTGAGAGAAGCCGTACATGCGCTTTCCAAAACAAGTTCGTTTTCGCCAGCTTTTGAAGCCTTGTATGAGCGTTTGAATAGTGCCATGATAGAAATTCAAGATATTTCAAAGTCTATTGAATCAGAATCGGAAGAGTTGGTAGTAGATGATGAAACAGCAGGTGTTGTAAAACAGATTTTGAGTGCTTTATATCATTTGGAAACTAAACACAACGTTCAAAGTCCAGAAGAACTGATTGCTATTCGTGATGAAATAGCTGAAAAAGTGAAGAAAGTAGAGAATTTTGATGATGACTTAAAAGACCTCAAAGAAGAAATAGCAAGAAGCAAAGCCTACTTGACAGACCTTGCAGCACAGCTTACCGAACAAAGAAAATCCGTTGTAGAAGATACGCAAAACCAAATCAATTATCTTTTGGGCGAACTTGGAATGCCAAATGCTCGTTTTCAAATTGAAATCACACCTATTCCACTTAGTCCGTCGGGGGCAGATTTAGTAGAATTTTGGTTCTCGGCAAACAAAGGAATTTCTCCACAGCCGTTGAAAGATGTCGCTTCTGGGGGAGAGTTTTCTCGTTTGATGCTTTGTATAAAATATCGTTTGGCAAAACATATTTCATTGCCTACTCTTGTTTTTGATGAGATTGACACAGGTATTTCTGGAGAAATTGCCCTTAAAATGGGTAAAATTATTCAAGATATGTCCAAAACACATCAAATCTTAATTATCAGCCACTTGCCACAAGTCGCTTCACAGGGAAGTTCACATTATTTTATTTATAAAGATAATTCAGCAGAACGCACTGTTTCAAAAATCAAAAAACTTTCAGCCGATGAGCGTGTCAGAGAAATTGCTCAAATGATTGGAGGCTCTACGCCAAGTACGAGTACGTATAATAGTGCTAAGGAGCTTTTGCAGGAAAAATAA